Within Bacteroidota bacterium, the genomic segment TCGTTTTGTATGAAATAATCCAACTCCTGCAATTGATTTCGTTCCTTTCTAATTAATGCCTGCAAGGTCTCCAAATATTCGGCTTGATCTAATGCAGCAAGGGCTTTGCTAATGCAATAATCCGAAATTTCTTTTGCCTGTAAGGCATGTCGTATTTTTAGTCGTCCCCATTTTTTCTGCCTGAATTTGCCATTGGCAAATTCACCAGCAAATCGTTCTTCGTTTAAGAAATTTTCACTGATAAGTTGTACCATCATTTCTTCAAGTGCCTGCCCACGTGCTCCTAAGGCGAGCAATTTGGTGCGCACTTCCTGGTGGCACCGCTCCTGATACGCGCAATACCTGGAAATTTTTTTATACGTGGATGCTAATTCTCCTTGTTGCATAAACTTATTTCTCCATCGGCATTTTATTTTCTATCCAGCTATCGTAACCATCGGTAAGGTTATACACTTTATTAAATTTATTTTTTACGAGCAATTCGGCAGCTTCGGAACTACGGCCTCCTGCTTTACAATATACCAATATGGTTTTTGACTTGTCAAGTTTTTCAATTTGCTTATTGAAATCGTCATCATAAAAATTGATATTGATGGCATGCAACAAATGACCTTTGGCAAATTCTTCAGGCGTGCGCACATCAAGTATTACCGTAAGGGTATCTTGCATTTGTTGAGCAAACATTTCCGGATTTACATTGTATAAAGCCTGCGTTTGTTCTGTTTGCGCACAACCCACATGTGCGGCTACAAATAGCAACATGAGCAGTTTTACTATCTTCTTTAAATTCTTCATTTTATAATTAGTTAAGGTGATTGGTTAGCAATTTCATTTCTACACGTGGCGCTATTTTTTCGTAACATACACGATATACTGCCTCGCAAATCGGAATAGCAACATTATACTTTTTATTAATCTCCATAATGCATTTTACAGCATAGTATCCTTCGGCAATCATATTCATTTCGAGTTGAGCAAATTTTACAGGATAGCCTTTGCCCAACATGGCACCAAACATACGATTACGGCTGAATTGCGAATAGGCTGTTACCAGCAAATCTCCAAGATAGGCACTATCATTGATATCGCGGGTAATGGGGTGCACAGCTTGAATAAACCTTTGCATTTCGCGCACCGCATTTGATATTAATACCGCCTGAAAATTATCGCCATATCCCAGCCCATGAAATATTCCGGCAGCTATGGAATAAATATTTTTGAGTACAGCTGCATACTCGGTGCCATATATATCATCGCTTAGTGTGGTGCGTATATAACGGCATGCAAGTAAATCAGCCATGCGCACGGCATTTTCTTTATGCTGACAGGCAACTGTTAGGTATGAAAGTTTTTCGAGTGCAACTTCCTCTGCATGACAAGGACCGGTAAGCACTCCAATGTTTTGCGGCTTTACCTGGTAATGTTGTAGCAACATATCGCCAACTATGAGGTTATGCTCGGGCACTATACCTTTTATAGCACTGAACACCACTTTGTTTTCAAAGTCCTTTGATGTTAATGGCTTAAGGGCAGTCATTAAAAATGCCGATGGAATATTCAGTATTACCATGTCTGACGATGACAACACCGTAGCTATGTCATTGGTAGGGATCACCTTTTCAAGATTGATTTCAACATCGGTAAGGTAATTTGGATTGTGCTTATACTTGTGTATAAACTGCACCGTGTCTGCACTGCGAACCCACCAATGAATTTGCCCGGCATGGTTGCTCAGCATTTTTACATTAGCGGTAGCCCAACTTCCTCCCCCTATAACTGCCACATTTGTATTCATAGATTGGTATGGAATTTAATAATTACAAACAAAACTAAATAAACCTGAAGAACCAAACAGATTTATTATAAAAAGAAAAAAATCAGTTTGACTTATATTATGAAATAAGGAAAAGCGTTCTTTAGTTGGCATACCAACAAGGGTAAGGATTTCTTTTTGATTAAAAATAAATTTGCATAGCAAAAAAAAATACTTAATTTTACATCACGCTCTTTGAAAAAACTTGACCTTTTGCCTTAAAATCTTTTTGCAGCGAGAAATAAAAGCAACCGCTATTTATTATCATGCTTAACAAACACGCCCTGTGTTTATTTTATTTTAAAACCCTTTATTAGTGTTTTCATAACAATGGTTTGTCTGAGTTTAATTTAAAAAAATTATTAAGATTATGTTTACAAAAAAATCAGCGTTATCTTTAGAAATTAATTCTAAAGCACAGCACCTGCCTATTGCAGGCAGGCACAGCACACAGCACACGAATAAAGATTGCGCAATGCATTGCAATATTATGGATGGATGCCTACGTGGAGTAAATTTACAAAATGCTGACTTACCTGCGCAGGGTGTGCCGGGCACAGGGCAATTTGATGGCATACCATGGGATAACCAATGGCTCAATATGGGCAATGCAGGTATGAGGGTGAATGGGACTAATTTTAATTTAGCTTCAATTAATTGGTATCACAAAAACAACACTGCATTTGCTAACCCTTACTATCCGGGGAATATTGCAAATGTTGTTACACCTTGGAGCAATCAAACAGGCGCAAATAATTGTGTAGTATGGATTGCAAATAATGACAGTGATAGGATAGAAGATGAGGTACTTGATGTAGTAGATGGCAGTGGCCAAAATAATAATGGTAGTGATGGCGATGCTTATTATAGGGACGACTTTGCATACCGCCAATTGCGCGAAAATGGTGCTATATTAGACAGCCTAAGCGCAAACTTTGCCGAGCGTATTCAATTTTTGAATGAGCAAAGTAATACTGCCATTGGCAAGTTTTATAACGTAATATCCCATTTGCAAAAAGATGAATTAGCTATGGCTGCAACATTGCTAAATTCAATAGTACCCGCCAATACAATTGAAGATAATTTATACCAAACATTGTTTATTTACATGCACACTTTTGCAATGGATATTGAACTCAATTCTACTCAAATAAGTATATTAGAATCAATTGCCCAACAAACAACAAATGCA encodes:
- a CDS encoding rhodanese-like domain-containing protein encodes the protein MKNLKKIVKLLMLLFVAAHVGCAQTEQTQALYNVNPEMFAQQMQDTLTVILDVRTPEEFAKGHLLHAININFYDDDFNKQIEKLDKSKTILVYCKAGGRSSEAAELLVKNKFNKVYNLTDGYDSWIENKMPMEK
- a CDS encoding NAD(P)H-dependent glycerol-3-phosphate dehydrogenase — translated: MNTNVAVIGGGSWATANVKMLSNHAGQIHWWVRSADTVQFIHKYKHNPNYLTDVEINLEKVIPTNDIATVLSSSDMVILNIPSAFLMTALKPLTSKDFENKVVFSAIKGIVPEHNLIVGDMLLQHYQVKPQNIGVLTGPCHAEEVALEKLSYLTVACQHKENAVRMADLLACRYIRTTLSDDIYGTEYAAVLKNIYSIAAGIFHGLGYGDNFQAVLISNAVREMQRFIQAVHPITRDINDSAYLGDLLVTAYSQFSRNRMFGAMLGKGYPVKFAQLEMNMIAEGYYAVKCIMEINKKYNVAIPICEAVYRVCYEKIAPRVEMKLLTNHLN
- a CDS encoding T9SS type A sorting domain-containing protein translates to MFTKKSALSLEINSKAQHLPIAGRHSTQHTNKDCAMHCNIMDGCLRGVNLQNADLPAQGVPGTGQFDGIPWDNQWLNMGNAGMRVNGTNFNLASINWYHKNNTAFANPYYPGNIANVVTPWSNQTGANNCVVWIANNDSDRIEDEVLDVVDGSGQNNNGSDGDAYYRDDFAYRQLRENGAILDSLSANFAERIQFLNEQSNTAIGKFYNVISHLQKDELAMAATLLNSIVPANTIEDNLYQTLFIYMHTFAMDIELNSTQISILESIAQQTTNAGGPGVYNARAMIGWEQDDGPGVLRMLNIDNTVDVALNVAVHPNFYPNPSTGKITLPYIINENEIIDVKIVDVLGRIIYSRHYNYEQEILVDMNKYEKGIYTISVSLNTQPWFTSRITLLK
- a CDS encoding RecX family transcriptional regulator, which codes for MQQGELASTYKKISRYCAYQERCHQEVRTKLLALGARGQALEEMMVQLISENFLNEERFAGEFANGKFRQKKWGRLKIRHALQAKEISDYCISKALAALDQAEYLETLQALIRKERNQLQELDYFIQNDRISKSLTAKGFEPELIWNLIKEDKN